From Danio aesculapii chromosome 18, fDanAes4.1, whole genome shotgun sequence, a single genomic window includes:
- the znf296 gene encoding zinc finger protein 296, whose protein sequence is MSRRKLGSRPQHLSVMQDDPNSTLIPSITSSSSSEQIPEPEDGGRDLLTCGQCGQAFPLAHILNFIQHKQGGCDTARARLQGHTPPSPASRTVQCGQGTKVEAGYVELRRVTDRRWKEEPGVRVEANRAEEPSMFTCQVCQCVFPSAWNLLQHAQNTHSLNIYQEDDTTTQTSKPAAMMDPRHLGATLATAFQPSSLRSVRPHKPPPSSTHVPRDLQGLNFSMCLQRLAEVSCNSGGVVPSPSPSPPAASPFPQSTPSIHTAFSCEMCSQGFQSLRSLSAHRRTHACDRPYHCGLCQLTFSQSGELARHMRSHRRSAAGQEASDPSPASTDEDRKISGQGDNDISGGHGGSMEAGKHPGGASLILMPLQTRAVDRKLLRYYQREVEEEVQGEPQQPSPYGSPSEGSLESGDTGGSGESGIASGNCTPKRPEREDRPQGDWEQEVEAVEIVQDWQRENERRQVTNGMGKKKKEEACEFCGKCFRNSSNLTVHRRSHTGERPYRCGLCSYACAQSSKLTRHMKTHGARGTRAPFQCQLCSVPFTVYATLEKHLKKVHGLTHASVSTYSQSSLTEYNSLGIKLEDESISDQSGAPITMLADSSVDQTEQLKEEETEMRVSSTDEPPTSEEMGTTVALCQTTI, encoded by the exons ATGTCCAGACGCAAACTCGGCAGCAGACCGCAACACCTGAGTGTGATGCAAG ATGATCCAAATTCCACACTCATCCCCTCCATCACCTCATCATCATCCTCTGAGCAGATACCTGAGCCTGAAGATGGAGGTCGCGACCTGTTGACATGTGGCCAGTGTGGTCAGGCATTCCCGCTGGCCCACATCCTCAACTTTATCCAGCACAAACAGGGCGGGTGTGACACAGCCAGAGCCCGTCTTCAGGGCCACACTCCTCCCTCTCCAGCCAGCCGGACGGTGCAGTGTGGCCAAGGAACGAAGGTGGAGGCGGGTTATGTGGAGCTCCGGCGGGTGACGGACAGGAGATGGAAGGAAGAGCCAGGTGTGAGGGTGGAGGCCAACCGAGCTG AAGAGCCCTCCATGTTCACCTGCcaagtgtgtcagtgtgtgttccCCAGCGCATGGAATCTCCTTCAACATGCTCAGAATACACATTCTCTCAACATCTACCAGGAGGACGACACCACCACACAGACGTCAAAACCGGCAGCCATGATGGATCCACGGCACCTGGGTGCCACACTGGCCACTGCTTTCCAACCATCTTCCCTGCGATCAGTACGTCCTCACAAGCCTCCTCCCAGCTCCACACATGTACCACGTGACCTGCAGGGCTTAAACTTCTCTATGTGTTTGCAGCGCCTGGCAGAGGTCAGCTGCAACAGTGGCGGAGTGGTACCTTCTCCTTCCCCATCTCCTCCAGCCGCTTCACCTTTTCCCCAGTCCACTCCATCAATTCACACAGCCTTCTCCTGTGAGATGTGCAGCCAGGGCTTTCAGTCTCTGCGCAGCCTGTCCGCCCACCGCCGCACTCATGCCTGCGATAGGCCCTACCACTGTGGCCTGTGCCAGCTCACGTTCTCCCAGAGTGGTGAACTGGCACGACACATGAGAAGCCACCGCCGTTCTGCTGCTGGACAGGAAGCATCTGATCCAAGCCCTGCCAGTACAGATGAGGACAGAAAGATATCTGGACAGGGAGATAATGATATTtctggtggtcatggaggaagcATGGAGGCTGGGAAGCATCCAGGAGGTGCCAGTCTGATCTTGATGCCCTTGCAGACTAGGGCTGTGGATCGCAAGCTTCTGCGCTACTACCAGAGAGAAGTGGAGGAGGAGGTTCAGGGTGAGCCACAGCAGCCATCTCCCTACGGCAGCCCCTCAGAGGGCTCTCTGGAGAGCGGAGATACAGGTGGAAGTGGGGAAAGTGGAATCGCCAGCGGCAACTGCACACCAAAGCGACCAGAGCGGGAAGATCGTCCTCAAGGCGACTGGGAGCAAGAGGTTGAGGCTGTAGAGATTGTTCAGGACTGGCAGCGGGAGAATGAAAGGAGGCAGGTCACCAATGGAAtgggcaaaaagaaaaaagaagaggcTTGCGAGTTCTGTGGAAAATGTTTCCGCAACAGCAGCAACCTGACGGTTCACCGGCGCAGCCACACAGGGGAACGGCCATACCGCTGTGGCCTCTGCAGCTATGCCTGCGCACAAAGCAGCAAGCTCACACGACACATGAAGACTCATGGCGCCCGTGGGACACGTGCCCCCTTTCAGTGCCAGCTTTGCTCTGTCCCGTTCACAGTCTATGCTACACTGGAGAAACACCTCAAGAAGGTTCATGGACTTACTCATGCCAGTGTCAGCACCTACAGCCAGAGCTCACTCACTGAGTATAACAGCCTCGGCATCAAATTAGAGGACGAATCCATCAGTGATCAATCAGGAGCTCCCATCACAATGCTCGCAGATTCCAGTGTGGACCAAACAGAGCAGCTCAAAGAGGAGGAAACTGAGATGAGGGTCAGCAGCACGGATGAGCCACCTACCTCTGAGGAAATGGGCACCACTGTGGCACTCTGTCAAACCACAATTTAA